CGCTGCTCGACGATGCCGATCTCGATGGCGCCGCGCTGCTGGCCGACGACCCGTTCGCCGGGCCGGCCATGGTGAACGGCCGCCTCGACCTGGGGGACGCGCCGGGACTGGGAGTGACGCGCCGCGGTGGCGATCCCGTGCGGGGGTGACGCGCGGGGCTACGTTTCAGGGATGTCCGAGCAGCTGTGGCCGACCTCTCCCCGCGTCGTCGAAGTGGCACTGGCGGTGCCGCTGTTTCGTACGTTCGCGTACAGCGTGCCGGCGGAGATGGCGTGGCCCATTGCGCCGGGCACCCGGGTGCTGGTGCCGTTCCGCAACCGCACGGAGATCGGCATCTGTCTCGGGGACACGGAGCCGCCGGCGGGGGTAACGCTCAAGGCCTTGCGAGCGGTGGTCGACGACACGCCCTCGCTGCCGGCGCCGTTGCTGCAGACAGCGCGGTGGATCGCCGACTGGTACGCGGCGCCGCTGGGGCTCACGGTACGGGCCATGCTGCCCACCGCGCTGCTGCAACCGGGCGCCGCCGTGCCGGCGTCGCGGACGCAGCGCATGGTGCACCTGGTGCAGGAGTTGCCCTCGCTGTTGCAGCGCGAGCAGGCGTTTGCGCGCGCCCGGCAGCAGCGCGCGGTGTACGAGCTGCTCGAGGCGCAGGGCGGCGCGGCGTCGCTCGAGTCGCTGCGCGCGCAGGCGGGGTGTTCGGCCAGCGTCTTCACGGCCATGGCGAAGCGCGGGCTCATTGCGGTGCGCGACGAATCAGTGCAGCGCGATCCGTTCGCCGCGCGCGCCGGCGTGGCACCACCGCCGCATCCCTCGCCGGCGCAGCGCGCCGCCATCGAGGCCATCCTGGCGGGTGACCCCGGGCAGGTGTTCCTGCTGCACGGCATCACCGGCAGCGGGAAGACGCTCGTGTATATCGAAGTGCTGCGCGCCGTGCTGCGTACGCAGGGGCGCACGGCCATCGTGCTGGTCCCCGAAATCGCCCTCACTTCGCAAACGGTCGATCGCTTCCGCGGGGCCTTCGGCGACGACGTGGCGGTGTTGCACTCGGGGCTCAGCGATGGGGAGCGGTTCGACGCGTGGCAAGCGCTCCGTCGCGGCGAGCGTCGCATCGCCGTGGGCGCGCGCTCGGCGCTCTTTGCCCCCCTCGAGCGGGTCGGCGTGGTGATCGTGGACGAGGAGCACGAGAGCAGCTACAAGCAGTCGGAAACGCCACGATACCATGCGCGCGAGGCGGCCATTGTGCGTGCCCGCGCCGAGGGGGCGCTGGTGGTGCTGGGCAGCGCCACGCCGAGTCTCGAGAGTTGGGAACGGGCCGATCGTGGACAGGCGGTGCGCCTCACGTTGCCGGATCGGGCGGGCGGTGCGCAGCTGCCGCCGGTGCAGCTGGTGGACATGCGGCGCGCCGTCAAGGAAGCACTGGCCACCCGCGCGCCGCAGGCGCCGTACGATCCCATGCTGAGTGTCTTCAGCCCCGCGCTGCTCGCGGCCATCGAATCCCGCCTCACACGCGGTGAGCAGAGCCTGCTGCTGCTCAACCGGCGCGGGTTCGCCGCCTTCGTGCAGTGCCAGGGGTGCGGCGATGTGCAGGTGTGCCCGCACTGCAGCATTTCGCTCACGTATCATCGCGTTCCCGAGTCGCTGGTGTGCCACTACTGCCAGCATCACGCCGACGTTCCCGCCAGCTGCGCGCGCTGCGGGCACGCCACGCTGCAGCGGCGGGGGCTGGGGACGCAGCAGGTGGAGAAGCTCGTGGCCGAACGGTTCCCCGAGGCCCGCATTGCGCGCATGGATGTGGACACCACGAGCGGGAAATGGGCCCACACGCAGATTCTCGATCGCGTGGGCCGTCAGGAGGTGGACATCCTGCTGGGCACGCAGATGATCGCCAAGGGGCTCGACTTTCCCAACGTGACGCTGGTGGGCGTGGTGGATGCCGACACCGGGCTCAACCTGCCCGACTTCCGGGCCTCCGAGCGCACCTTTCAGCTGCTCAGTCAGGTGGCGGGGCGCGCCGGCCGCGGGCCCAAGGGCGGTGATGTGATCGTGCAGACGCGCATGCCGCATGCCCATGCCGTGACCCATGCCCTGACGCACGATTTCGTGGGGTTCGTGCACGAGGAGTTGGGGGCACGTCGCCACCCTGCCTATCCGCCATTCGTACACATTGCCAACGTCATCGTGAGCGGCGTGCATCAGGGTGCCACGGCGGCGGCGGCCACGGCGGCGGCCGAGTGGGTGACGCAACTCATGCAGCGGCAGGGGCTGCGGGATCTCGTGCTCGTGGGGCCGGCCCCGTGCCCCATCGATCGGATCAAGGATCGCTGGCGGTGGCATTTCCTGCTCAAGAGTTCGCAGCCGCGGCTCATGACGCGCGTGGCCGGCTACGTGGCCGAACGGTGTCCGGTGCCGGCGGATTCGGAGCTGCGGCTGGTGGTGGATCGCGATCCGGTGAGTCTGTTGTAGTATTCCGATATGGCCTCTACCCTCGACCGACTTCCGCCGTACGTGTTCTACGAGCTCGACGCCCGCCGCGCGCACCACCGCGCGCAGGGGCGCACGCTCATCGACGTGGGGATCGGCAGCCCCGATGGGCCCATCCCGCCCGTGGTGGTGGAGGCGATGCAGCGCGTCGCGGCCGACCGGGCATTGAGCGGCTACCCGTACTTCCGGGCTGATCCTGCCTTTGCCGCCGCCGCCACCACCTATCTCGCCCAGCGCTTCGGGGTCACGGTAGATCCCGCGCGCGAGTTCCTCGCCCTCGCCGGCTCGAAGGAGGGGATCGCGGAGCTCATTCTCGCCCACGTGAACCCCGGCGAGGCGGTGCTGGTGCCGGAGGTGTACTACCCGGTGTATGCGCGGGCCACGCTGCTGGCGGGGGCGGAGCCGGTGTTCATGCCGTTCCTGCTCGACGGCCGGCTCGACCTCGATGCCATCCCGGCCGAGCCGCTGTCGCGCGCGAAGGTGATGATCATGAATTACCCGGGCAACCCCACCACCGCGTCGGTGTCGCTCGACGAGCTGGCGCGATACGTGGCGTTCGCCGAGCGGCATGGCCTGCTGCTGCTGAGCGACCTCGCCTACAGTGAGCTGTCGTTCGATGGGTTTGCCGTGCCGAGTGTGCTGCAGGTGCCCGGCGCCGCGCGGGTGGCGGTGGAGACGCACACGTGCAGCAAGAGCTTCAACATGGCGGGGGTGCGCATTGCCTTCGTGGCTGGCCAGCACGCGGCCATCGCGCGGCTCGATGCCTATCGCTCGAACATCGGCTACGGCGTGAGCACGTTTGCACAGATGGCGGGCGCGGCAGCGTTCGCGAATGCGGCCACCATCGTACCGCCCATCGTGGCGGAGTACCGCACGCGACGCGATGCCATTGTGGCGGCGTTCAACGCCGGGGGGTGGCCGGTGCAGGCGCCGCGGTCGACGATGTACCTGTGGCTCGACGTGCCGGCGGGCTTTGGCGACTGGGAGTGGGTCGATGCGCTCATGGCAGGCCCCGGCGTCGTGGTCACCCCGGGGATCACGTTCGGCGACGCGGGGCGGGGGAAGTTCCGGGTGTCACTCGTGCAGAGTGCGGAGCGGCTGGAAGCGGCGGCGCAGGGCATCATCGCCGCGGCGAGACGGTGAGATTCGAGAGGTGAGCTGGAGAATCGAATTGCCAGCGTGAGAGGTGGGCTCGGATAGAGGTGAGAGGTGCGTTGGCCAGAAGTGAGAGGTGCGGGGAAAACGAAAGCCCCCCGAGCGCGCTGCGCCGGGGGGCTGTACTGCACTGGTGCGGTTACTTCGCGGCGGGCTTGGGCTCGGCCAGTGCAATGTCCCACTGCACCTGCACTTCGGGCTGGATGGGGTTGAGCTTGGAGTCGTAGCTCACGCCGTAGTCCATACGGTTGATCGCGAACTGCCCGCGGAAACGCCCCATGCCTCCTTCGTAGAACACCATCGTGGCGGGCACCGTGATGCGCTTGGTCGTGCCGCGCACCGTGAGATCGCCGGTGATGTCGAGCTTGTTCGCGCCGGTGGACTTCACGCTCACCGACTTGAAGGTGATGTTCGGGTGCTTCTCGACGTCGAAAAAGTCGGCGCTGCGCAGGTGCCCGTCGCGGCGTTCCACCCGCGTGTTGATACTGGCGGCATCAATGGTGATGGCGACCGACGAATTCTCCCACTTGGCGGCGTCGAGCTTCACGTCGGCCTCCCACTTCCCGAAGAAGCCGTGGGCGCTGAGCATGCGCGAGTCGGCGACGAAGTTGATCTCGCTGTGCGCCTTGTCGATGGTGTGCGGCTTGGCGTCGGACAGCGGACGGGCGGCAACGAACAGCGGCAGCGCCAGCAGGGCGGCCAGGCGGCGGGTGGCGAACATGGTGCGGTCCTCGAGTGTTGGCGATGAAGGGATGCGGGGCGGGATGGAGTATGGACCCGGCAGCGTTCGGTCAGACGATGGTTCGACAAGCAATGGTTCATTGGTAAGATACTGGATCGATCGCAATGCGCAACCCCTGCCTGCGCCTTGTTTGCAGGCACGAGCGCCGGTGATCTTTCGGTGTTGCCCCCGATGTATCCCCCGCGCCCGCGTCCATGACCGCTCCGGTACCCGCCCACGTTGACGAACAGCCGCTCGACGCCCCCGTTCCCCAGCCGGTGCTGCCCGATCGCGCCGACGCCCCAGTGTCCGAGGTGGCCGAGCGGTTCCTGCGCACCGTGGTGGCGGACGTCCCGCTGGCGCTGATCGAGGAGCTTCACCTCTTCTCGCCCTTGCGTCAGGGCACCGTGGAAACGGGGATCGCCGTACTCGCGGCGCGGGTGCCGCTGGCCCTCGCCGCAGAGCCGCTGGCTGATCAGCAGGCCGATGACCCGCAGCTGCCGCTCGCCGGCGATGCGCAGCACGTCGAGGCGATTGAGCCGGGGCTGCCGGACGCCCTGGACGGTGACGACGATGACCAGGACGCGTTGCCGGTGATCGCCACGGCGGGCGACGACGATGATGACGTGTCGTACCTCGAGGAACTCGCCGCCGACGCCTCGGCCGACGAGGGTGACGAAGCCGAGGCCGTGGCGCTCGAAGCAGCGCCCGCGACGGTGCGCCCCGTCCGGCACACCGTCTATACCGCGCGCTATCGGTACGTCATCAAGGGCCCGGAGCGCGGCAAGTGGGAGTCGAGCATCAAGGCCGAAGCCGATGCGCCGCTCATCACCGTGGAAACGGTGGTGCGCGGCGTGCAGCGCCGTGCCGGAGAGGATTCGGAGATCGTGCGCTACACGGCGGCGCAGCTGGCCAAGGCACTGCGGCTGCCCTTCCCCGAGTAGCGGTCCGCTTCCGTTTCGTGACCCATCCCTCCACCGACGCGGCCGTCGCTGCCGACAAGGAAGCGTTTCGTGCCTTTCTGCGCGACCACAACCTGCCGGCCACCGCGCAGCGTCTGGCCATAGCCGATGTGGTGCTCGGAACCGACCGCCACCTGTCGGCGGAAGAGGTGGCCACGGAGCTGCGCAGCCGTGGCGCGTCGGCCGGTACCGCTACCGTCTACCGCACGCTCGACGTACTCGTGCGCAGCGGCCTGGTGGTGGAGCGCGACTTTGGCGAGGGGTTCAAGCGCTACGAAGCGTCGCGTGGCGTGCCGCACCACGAACATCTGCTCTGTACGGTGTGTGGTCGCGTGACGGAGTTTCGCGACGAGCGCCTCGAGCGCATGACGACCCTGTTGGCCGAAGCCCACGATTTCTCACGCCAGCGGCATCGGCTGGTCATCTACGGCCTGTGCGGCGACTGTCGCCGAGGCCGACTCTCCGGAACTGCCCGTGGCTCCTGAATCCCTGACCGTGCTGGTGGCGTTCACCGCGGGGCTGCTCAGCTTCCTGAGCCCCTGCGTGCTGCCGCTGGTGCCCAGCTATGTCACGTTTATCACGGGCATGGGACTCGACGATGTGTCGCGCGCCCGACGGACGGCACTGCTGCACTCCGTGCTGTTCGTGCTCGGCTTCACTTTCATCTTCGTGGCGCTGGGAGCCGGTGCGTCGGCCTTCGGCCAGCTCCTTCGCGAGTATCGCGTGTGGATTGCGCGCGTAGGCGGGGTGATGATGGTACTCATGGGGCTGTGGATGCTCGACGTCATCAAGCTGGGCGCGCTGCAGCAGGAGCGGCGCTTCCACCTGAGCGACAAGCCACTGGGCTATCTGGGCACGGTGTTCGTGGGGATCGCCTTCGGCGCGGGATGGACGCCGTGCCTTGGCCCCACACTGGGCGCCATTCTCCTGCTCGCGGCCAACGAAACCGAGCTGGCCAAGGGCATTGGCCTGCTCACGGCCTACTCGATGGGACTGGCCGTGCCCTTCCTGCTGAGCGCCCTCGCCATCGAGCGATTCCTCGGCTTCTTCCAGAAGTTCAAGCACAACATTGGTCGCGTGAACCGCCTGGCCGGCATCCTGCTGGTCATCGTGGGGCTTCTCATGTTCACCGGCTGGTTCGAGCGCCTTGCCGCCTGGCTGCAGCCGCTCACGCCGGCGTTTCTGGTCGAGCGGCTGTAGGCTTGGCGGCGCGGGGGCCCACCCACGCGCTCACCTGGCCTCGATGGCGTCGAGCAGCTGCTGGCGGCGCAGCATGTCGGCGTAGCGGCCGTTGTGCGCCACGAGTTGTTCGTGGCTGCCCGATTCCACCACGCGTCCTGCGTCGAGGACGATGATGTGATCGGCTTCGCGCACGGTGCTCACACGATGTGAGGCGATGAGCGCCGTGCGATCGGCGAGCGCCTCGCGCAGCCCGTGCAGAATGGCTGCCTCGGTGTGGGTATCGACGGCGCTCAGCGCATCGTCGAGCAGCACGATATCGGGTTGTCGCGCGAGCGCCCGCGCGAGGGCCGCGCGCTGCTTCTGTCCCCCCGACAGGTTGATGCCGCGCTCGCCCAACCGCGTGTCGTAGCCGGCAGGGAGCCCGGCGATGGTATCGGCGAGCTGCGCGATGCGCGTCGCCTGGTCCCGACGCGCCGCCACGTGTGTGTCCGACGCGTTGCCGGCGAGGCCATAGGTGATGTTGTCGCCCACGGTTTCACTGAAGAGCAGCGACTCCTGAGGCACATAGCCGACGGCGGCACGCAGGGTGGCCAGCGGAATATCCCGGATGTTGACGCCGTCGATGAGAATCTCGCCCACCTGCGGCTCGTACAGGCGCGGCAGGAGATCCATGAGAGCGCTCTTGCCCGATCCGGTGGCGCCCACGATGGCCAAAGTACCGCCGGCGGGAATCGTGAACGACACGTCGCGCAGCACCCAGCGCACTTCGTCGGACGCGGGGAAATGAAACGACACGTTCCGGTACTCGATGCGGCGGCCGGTGCCCCCGGCGGGCAGGTGAGCCATTCCCGTGTCGTGCACCGTTACGGGCGATGCGTCGAGCAGCTGCAGCACACGCGTGAGTGACGCCGCGCCGCGCTGGAAAAGATTCGTGGTCCACCCCAGCGCGATGAGTGGCCAGGTGAGCATCCCCAGGTAGATGGTGAATGCCACATAGCTGCCCACGGTGAGCTGCGCCTCGATGAGCAGCGTGCCGCCCGCGGCGATGGTGACGGCCATGCCGAGTCCGGCGAGCAAGGCAAAGCCGGGACTCATGAGGCCGTTGAGTCGGGCGAGCGCCATGTTGGCGTCGAGGTACTCCTCACCCAGCTGGTTCCAGCGCGCCATTTCGGCGCCTTCCTGGCGGTACGCGCGCACGACGCGCACGCCGGCGAGATTCTCCTGCGCGCGCGTGCTGAGGCGACTGAACTGCTCCTGCGCGTGTTCGAAGCGCGTATGCACCAGCTTGCCGAGGCGCAGCATGAGCACGGGCAGTCCGATCATGGGGAGGAGTGCCAGTGCCGTCAGTCGCGGCGAGATGCGCACCATCATGGTGAGTGCGAACAGGCCACCGGCAAGGGTATTGGCGAAGTACATGATGGCTGGCCCAGCGGCCATGCGTACGGCGCTGAGGTCGTTGGTGAGGCGGGCCATGAGGTCGCCGGTGCGCCAGGCGGCGTACCACCCGGCATCGAGGGTGGTGAGCCGTTCGAAGAGCTGGCGCCGGAGGTCGGTTTCGATGCGCCGGCTCACGCCGTTCATGGTGAAGCGCATGGTGAAGCGCAGCAGGCCACTGGCGAGGGCGGTGACGAGCATCACCATGGCCAGTCCCAGGAGATCGCGCGCGGCGGCGCCCTCGCGCATGCTGTCGAGGCCGCGCTGCAGGAAGGAGGGCTGCAGCGCGACGAGGGCGGACGAGGTAACGACCGCTGCCAGCCCCAGCGCAACTTGCAGGCGGTAGGGGTGGTAGTATGGGAGCAGTCGGCGCAGCGTGCGCCACGCCTTCACCTTGCCTTCCTCACTCGGGAGTCTGCCCATGCGTCAATATATCCGTTCGCGTCGTGCGGTCCTGGCTACCACCCTCACCTCGGCGGCGCTCGTCGCGCTTGCCGCCTGCGGTGACACGGGCGCCGACAGCAGCGCGCTCGCGAGCGATTCGGCACTGGGGCGCGACCTCGCACTCGCGCAGCAGGACGGCGCGTCGCAACCGCAGTTGCAGGACATTTCCGCAGCACCGGAACCGTCGCCGGCGCCGGAGCCCACGGTCGCCCCGGCGCCGCGTCCGGCGCCGCGTCCGGCGCCACGTCCCACGCGGCCGGCGCCACGTCCCACCGCGGCCGCGCCGGCGCCGGCGCCCGCGCCTGCCGCGCCGGTGAGTGGTACGGTGGCGAGCGGCACGCGCCTCTCGTTCTCGTCGTCGTCGAAGGTGTGCAGCAATACGATGCCGGTGGGCGAGAAGTTCACCGCGGAGCTCTCCGAGTCGGTGAGCGCGAGCAACGGCGTGAGCATCCCGGCCGGCGCCACGGGCACCTTCGAGGTGGTGGAGGCCAAGACGGCGCGCAACAGCAACGACGAGACCACCCTGCGCGTGCGCCTGGTGTCGGTGCAGTTCGGCGACCGGACATATCCGGTGGAGAGCACCGTGCAGACGGCGAGCACCGAGCGGGTCCGTAGCGCGACCAAGGGTACCGACGCCAAGAAGGTGGCGGGCGGCGCCATTCTGGGCGCCATCGCGGGTCAGGTGATCGGCAAGAGCACCAGGGGCACGGTGATCGGTGCGGCCGCGGGCGCGGCCGCAGGCACGGCGGCGGCAGCCGCGACGGCCAACTTCGACACGTGCATCAACAGTGGGGCGATGATTGCGGTCACGTTGGACGCGCCAGTGACGGTGCGGCCGGCGCCGGTGCCGTGACCGCGCGCTCAACGCTCAGCGCTCAGAGCTGAGTGCTGAGCGTTGAGCTGGCAGCAGGAGAGTTGAGCCCGGATCGCGGTGAGAGTTGAGCTGGCTAGCAGCGAGAGTTGAGGTGCTCAACTCTCACCGCTAGAGCGCTCAACTCTCACTGCTATCCGGGCTCACGTCTCCTTCTCACGTCTCTTTCTCACGTCTCCGTCTCACCCCTCAGTAACCCACCGCCCCCCCCGAGCGCCGGGGTTCCGGTTGCCCCTCCCATCCCCCTTTCACGCGCATGATCGCGTTCACGTTCACGAGGCTGCGGACTTCGCGCATGGCGTGACCGAAGGCGCGCAGGGAGTCGAGCACGGTGGGGCGAACACCGCCGGCTTCGAAGGTGAGGGAATCGGGGAGCGCCTGATGATGAATGCGGGGGGCGCGCATGGCATCGGCCAGCGTCATGCGATGTTCGATGACGTTGAGAATGACCTGGCTGGTGCCCGTGATGATGGTGGGGCCGCCGGCAGCCCCCGCCACGAGCAGCACCTGATCGCGCGAGTCGAGCACAATGGTGGGGGCCATGGCGCTCAGCATGCGCTTGCCCGGCTGAATGGCGTTCGCTTCGCCCTGTACGAGGCCGAACATGTTGGGCTTCCCCGGCTGCGCGGCGAAGTCATCCATCTCGTCGTTCAGCATGAAGCCCGCGCCGCGCACCCACACGCCCGAGCCCCACGAGTTGTTGAGCGTGGTGGTGGTGGAGACCGCATTGCCCCGCGCGTCCACCACGGCATAGTGCGTGGTGTGTTCGGGCTCGCGCGCGGCTTGCGCCATGAGTGGCTCGAGGTCTCGCGTTGGTGTGGCGCGGGTATCGGCGATGGTAGCCTTGAGGCGCGCCGCGTAGCTCTTGCTCGTGAGCTGGGCGAGTGGCACCGGCACGAAGGCGGGGTCGGCCAGCTTCGCGTTGCGGTCGATGAAGGCCCGCTGGTACGCACTCCCCACGAGATGGAACCAGCGGGTGCTGCCGTAGGCGGGCAGTGTCGGATATTGCTCGAGCACGTTGAGCGCCTCGGCGGTGGTCACGCCGCCGCTCGAGGACGGCGGCATGGAGAGCAGCGCGTAGCCGCGATACGTGGTGCGGATGGGCGTGCGCCACACCGGCGCATAGGTGGCGAGATCGGCCCGGGTGATGATGCCGGTCGTGCCCTCGGCGCCGCGCTGCATTTCGGCCACCAGCGAGTCGGCCACCCAGCCGCTGTAGAAGGCCCGCGCGCCCTGATCGGCGATGGCCTGCAGCGTGCGCGCGAGGTCGGGCTGCACGAGGCGTGCGCCCGCCGCCAGCGGCGTGCCGTTGGGAGTGAACGGCGACTGGCGCTGGAAGCGCAGCAACATCTTCGAGGCGCGTTCGATGGACGTGGCCAGCGCGGTGTCCACCACGAAGCCGTCGCGTGCCAGCCGGATGGCCGGCTGCATGACCTTCGAAAGCGGCATGGTGCCGTAGCGTTCGAGCAGGGCGGTCAGCCCCGCGACCGCCCCCGGCACACCCGAGGCAAGGTGCCCGTAGATGCTCTTGTCGGTGAGCTTGCCGTTGGCGTCGAGGTACATGTCCCGCGTGGCCGCCAACGGTGCGATTTCGCGATAGTCGAGGGCGGCGGTGCGACCGTCCGCCAGCCGCACCACGGTATACCCACCGCCACCAATGTTCCCCGCCTCGGGCCACGTGACCGCCAGCGCGAACCCCAGCGCCACCGCCGCATCCACGGCGTTGCCGCCTTCGCGCATGATGTCGGCGGCGGCGGCGCTGGCCTCGCGGCTGTTGCTCACCGCCATGACCTGCGGGGCGAAGGTGGCGCGCTGCCCCGCCGGCAGACGCCAGCCGGCGGGGAACTGCGCCGCCGCCCGCTCGGGAATGGCGGGATCGCCGGGTTGCCCGGCGCCGGACACGTTCGCGGCCGTCACACCGGATGCGGAAGCGGACGTGGACGTGGACACGGACGTGCCCGCACAGGCACCCAGCACGGCAGCGGCGAGCAGCGTTGCACACCAGGAGCGCGGAGAGGGGACGCGCATGTCAGCTCCAGGAGGGATGGAAAGAGGCCACGAGACCGTTGCGGACCGGGCTAGAACTTGAAGCGCAAACTGGCACGTGTCGCCCGCGTGCGGTACGTGCGTCCCGTGTCATCGGGCAGGTTGTCCTTGCTGTGCCACCCGATGCCGAAGTCCTGCACCAGCGCGATGACCATACCCGGCGAGAGAGTATAGCCGAAGCCGAAGCCCATGGAGCCGGCGACGCCCATCTGCAGCGTCCCCGGGCCAATCGCCGCCGCCGTGGAGTCCCTCGTTCGGAGATTGCGAAAGCCGTTCACGCCGCCCTGTGCTTCGAAGAAGGTGTGAAAGCCCGGGCCGCCGCCGCTGCGGAATTGACCCATGAGCTGCCAGGTCTCCAGCTGCGCCTCGCAACTGGCGATGCACACCGCGCGGGGATCCGGTGCCACCTGGCCAGGGACCGCGAGTCGGGTGACGTTCACATCGACCACCCCGTACCCCAGCGATACCCCCAGCGTCGTGGCCGGGTCGAGTGCCTTCTCGAGCGTACCGCGCAACTGCCAGAGCGGGTCGTTGCCGAACTCCCACCGCGCGCTCGACGCGCCGTCGTTGATGGCCCCCAGGACCAGCCCCGCCGCGCCGCCCGAGAACCACCACCCCTGGCTGGGGCCGCGAGGAGGCGGTCCACCGGTCGGGGGGCGGCCGCGAATCTGGGCCTGAGCGCTGCCGGCACTCACCAGCAGCAGCAGGGCCAGCGTGGGCGCGAGACGACGGGCAACGGGGTGCCCGCTGCGCGGCACGCTGCTCCTACGAACGAAAGAAACCGGACGCACCGCGACTCCGAGGTTGACCTCCCGTTAAGTTACTCTGGCGTCCCCTCCAGAGGCACGGTTGCCCAGATTTCCGGCCCGCGGGGATGCCGCGCGAGGCCTGCGTCGGGTCCGCGTCCGCTCCTTCACCCGCATGCCGTGTCTGCTCCGACGCTCGACCCCCGGGTCACCGAACGTCGCAATCCGCGCACCGTCGACATCGATCTCGCGTCGCCGCTGGACATCGTCGACCTGATCAACGCCGAAGATCGCGCCGTGGCCGACGCGGTCGCCACACAGCGCGCGGTCATTGCGCAGGCGATCGCGGCCATCGAGCAGGCCTTTCGCGCCGGC
This genomic stretch from Gemmatimonas sp. harbors:
- the ggt gene encoding gamma-glutamyltransferase is translated as MRVPSPRSWCATLLAAAVLGACAGTSVSTSTSASASGVTAANVSGAGQPGDPAIPERAAAQFPAGWRLPAGQRATFAPQVMAVSNSREASAAAADIMREGGNAVDAAVALGFALAVTWPEAGNIGGGGYTVVRLADGRTAALDYREIAPLAATRDMYLDANGKLTDKSIYGHLASGVPGAVAGLTALLERYGTMPLSKVMQPAIRLARDGFVVDTALATSIERASKMLLRFQRQSPFTPNGTPLAAGARLVQPDLARTLQAIADQGARAFYSGWVADSLVAEMQRGAEGTTGIITRADLATYAPVWRTPIRTTYRGYALLSMPPSSSGGVTTAEALNVLEQYPTLPAYGSTRWFHLVGSAYQRAFIDRNAKLADPAFVPVPLAQLTSKSYAARLKATIADTRATPTRDLEPLMAQAAREPEHTTHYAVVDARGNAVSTTTTLNNSWGSGVWVRGAGFMLNDEMDDFAAQPGKPNMFGLVQGEANAIQPGKRMLSAMAPTIVLDSRDQVLLVAGAAGGPTIITGTSQVILNVIEHRMTLADAMRAPRIHHQALPDSLTFEAGGVRPTVLDSLRAFGHAMREVRSLVNVNAIMRVKGGWEGQPEPRRSGGAVGY
- a CDS encoding cytochrome c biogenesis protein CcdA; translation: MAPESLTVLVAFTAGLLSFLSPCVLPLVPSYVTFITGMGLDDVSRARRTALLHSVLFVLGFTFIFVALGAGASAFGQLLREYRVWIARVGGVMMVLMGLWMLDVIKLGALQQERRFHLSDKPLGYLGTVFVGIAFGAGWTPCLGPTLGAILLLAANETELAKGIGLLTAYSMGLAVPFLLSALAIERFLGFFQKFKHNIGRVNRLAGILLVIVGLLMFTGWFERLAAWLQPLTPAFLVERL
- a CDS encoding YceI family protein, yielding MFATRRLAALLALPLFVAARPLSDAKPHTIDKAHSEINFVADSRMLSAHGFFGKWEADVKLDAAKWENSSVAITIDAASINTRVERRDGHLRSADFFDVEKHPNITFKSVSVKSTGANKLDITGDLTVRGTTKRITVPATMVFYEGGMGRFRGQFAINRMDYGVSYDSKLNPIQPEVQVQWDIALAEPKPAAK
- a CDS encoding aminotransferase class I/II-fold pyridoxal phosphate-dependent enzyme, whose translation is MASTLDRLPPYVFYELDARRAHHRAQGRTLIDVGIGSPDGPIPPVVVEAMQRVAADRALSGYPYFRADPAFAAAATTYLAQRFGVTVDPAREFLALAGSKEGIAELILAHVNPGEAVLVPEVYYPVYARATLLAGAEPVFMPFLLDGRLDLDAIPAEPLSRAKVMIMNYPGNPTTASVSLDELARYVAFAERHGLLLLSDLAYSELSFDGFAVPSVLQVPGAARVAVETHTCSKSFNMAGVRIAFVAGQHAAIARLDAYRSNIGYGVSTFAQMAGAAAFANAATIVPPIVAEYRTRRDAIVAAFNAGGWPVQAPRSTMYLWLDVPAGFGDWEWVDALMAGPGVVVTPGITFGDAGRGKFRVSLVQSAERLEAAAQGIIAAARR
- a CDS encoding transcriptional repressor, translating into MTHPSTDAAVAADKEAFRAFLRDHNLPATAQRLAIADVVLGTDRHLSAEEVATELRSRGASAGTATVYRTLDVLVRSGLVVERDFGEGFKRYEASRGVPHHEHLLCTVCGRVTEFRDERLERMTTLLAEAHDFSRQRHRLVIYGLCGDCRRGRLSGTARGS
- a CDS encoding ABC transporter ATP-binding protein, with translation MGRLPSEEGKVKAWRTLRRLLPYYHPYRLQVALGLAAVVTSSALVALQPSFLQRGLDSMREGAAARDLLGLAMVMLVTALASGLLRFTMRFTMNGVSRRIETDLRRQLFERLTTLDAGWYAAWRTGDLMARLTNDLSAVRMAAGPAIMYFANTLAGGLFALTMMVRISPRLTALALLPMIGLPVLMLRLGKLVHTRFEHAQEQFSRLSTRAQENLAGVRVVRAYRQEGAEMARWNQLGEEYLDANMALARLNGLMSPGFALLAGLGMAVTIAAGGTLLIEAQLTVGSYVAFTIYLGMLTWPLIALGWTTNLFQRGAASLTRVLQLLDASPVTVHDTGMAHLPAGGTGRRIEYRNVSFHFPASDEVRWVLRDVSFTIPAGGTLAIVGATGSGKSALMDLLPRLYEPQVGEILIDGVNIRDIPLATLRAAVGYVPQESLLFSETVGDNITYGLAGNASDTHVAARRDQATRIAQLADTIAGLPAGYDTRLGERGINLSGGQKQRAALARALARQPDIVLLDDALSAVDTHTEAAILHGLREALADRTALIASHRVSTVREADHIIVLDAGRVVESGSHEQLVAHNGRYADMLRRQQLLDAIEAR
- the priA gene encoding primosomal protein N', with amino-acid sequence MSEQLWPTSPRVVEVALAVPLFRTFAYSVPAEMAWPIAPGTRVLVPFRNRTEIGICLGDTEPPAGVTLKALRAVVDDTPSLPAPLLQTARWIADWYAAPLGLTVRAMLPTALLQPGAAVPASRTQRMVHLVQELPSLLQREQAFARARQQRAVYELLEAQGGAASLESLRAQAGCSASVFTAMAKRGLIAVRDESVQRDPFAARAGVAPPPHPSPAQRAAIEAILAGDPGQVFLLHGITGSGKTLVYIEVLRAVLRTQGRTAIVLVPEIALTSQTVDRFRGAFGDDVAVLHSGLSDGERFDAWQALRRGERRIAVGARSALFAPLERVGVVIVDEEHESSYKQSETPRYHAREAAIVRARAEGALVVLGSATPSLESWERADRGQAVRLTLPDRAGGAQLPPVQLVDMRRAVKEALATRAPQAPYDPMLSVFSPALLAAIESRLTRGEQSLLLLNRRGFAAFVQCQGCGDVQVCPHCSISLTYHRVPESLVCHYCQHHADVPASCARCGHATLQRRGLGTQQVEKLVAERFPEARIARMDVDTTSGKWAHTQILDRVGRQEVDILLGTQMIAKGLDFPNVTLVGVVDADTGLNLPDFRASERTFQLLSQVAGRAGRGPKGGDVIVQTRMPHAHAVTHALTHDFVGFVHEELGARRHPAYPPFVHIANVIVSGVHQGATAAAATAAAEWVTQLMQRQGLRDLVLVGPAPCPIDRIKDRWRWHFLLKSSQPRLMTRVAGYVAERCPVPADSELRLVVDRDPVSLL